In the genome of Catharus ustulatus isolate bCatUst1 chromosome 1, bCatUst1.pri.v2, whole genome shotgun sequence, the window TGATTTTAGCTTATTATCAGTTACATTATGATCCACAGTTTAGTGTCTCTAGTCAATCACTGATAGTGCAACATGGCTTTACTTATAGGTAGTTGGAGTTGTAACAGTTCCACATTGGCAGTGTGGAAGAATATGTATGCCTTAAAACATCTGGAACTGAAATTACCTATACAATGATGTGGAGGGTTGGTTTGGTTAGGGTTGTGTTTCTTCTCTTTgcaccagaaagaaaaattgtaccTTTCTAAAAACAACTTTAATGtaaaaaattctgtgtaatTCTGTGTGTGGGAACCTGTTTTAATATGCAGTCTaactttgtgttttctcttccctccagcTGGTGAGCCTGCTGCTGATTGGAATTGCAGCATGGGGAATTGGCTTCGGCCTCATCTCTAGTTTCAAAGTTGTTGGAGTGGTAATTGCAGTAGGagtcttcctcttcttcattGCCTTAGTTGGATTGATTGGTGCAGTGAAACATCATCAAGTACTGCTATTCTTTGTATCCTTCTGATGCATTGCATTGATTGCGGCATGGCTTGAGCCATGTAAACAGCCTCCTCTGTCAACTGAGATGGCTGGGGGAAGTGCTtcagaaacagaacagaaattcaCAATCCTACTTTGGTCAAGTGCAGTCTATATTAGACTTCCATCCTAGTTAACTTTATTTgagtttcctctttttcttccattgttTGTGCTCTGAAGATAGAAGTATTcacatctctttttaaaaataagactattttaattatttgagaGCTTTTTATGGTAGCTCACTGTGTCACAGGTGCCTCTTACTGTGTGCTCAGCCCTACACAGGGCTAAAGTAGGTGAGCTATTAATGTTTAACTTCTGTGGTCTGTGAATAAGAACTGACCTCCACTTTACAAACAGCTTAATTGTGTGAAGTATCTGCCTCTGAACACAGTAGCCAAATTTTGAAAGTACTCCCCAACTTTCAAAACATGATCTTTAGTAtcaaaatttattctttttgttttatacaGTCTTCAGATGAAGTACTCCAGAGTGTGTGAGGCAGTGTTCTAAGAGCAACCCTTGCCTTCAGTAATCTGAATGTGCAATACCCAGAAAAATGTTTCCTCTACTACTTTATTTAAGTGAAGTATATTGAAATTACATGGATCCCTAAAGCTGGAGAAAATAGCTGGAGATTTTTCTCTCAAAGCCCCTTTCATTAACCTCTCTGCTCATGTTTTCTTGCTAGGCAAGAAATACCTAACCCGGAAATACCAGCTATGTATAGTAGTAGCCAAAAAGAGATAATACATGGTGATTTGGTTTGGGAACATTATTTAGATAATCTTTTCCACATCCAGTCATAATTTGCTTCCAtagttcttttgttttaaaggatTTACTCAGTGAAATAAGGAATACCATTAGATGTATATgtcataaaagcaaaattaatttgagaGTATATCCTTAACTATCCGTTGTTTCCAGTACATGATTATTCTTCTGCTAGTCTTTATTGTCCAGTTTTCTGTCTCCTGTGCCTGTTTGGCACTAAATGAGGAACAGCAGGTAAGAAAACTTTCCTGACTTCTCAGTTAATCTGTAGCATAAcactgtaaatatatatatacacaggCACATGTATTTGTATATGGTCCTCCGTAAAATGGAGAGAGCATATTTCAAGAAAATCAGCATTGTCCTATTTCATAAATACTAGACCTTGATCAGTGCTTGGCTCTGGTAGCTAGAAAGAAATACATTTGGGTcccaaaataccttttttttttaaattgatttttttaaaacttcctttctAGATTTATGGTCACAGGTGTAGCAGCATGATATCTTGAGTATATCTTATATTCAGCAATTTCAGATAAGCTGATGAAATATGCAGTAATCATGGTGTCAGTTTGGTAAAGTCACTGAATTGTTCTTGTGTAACTGGAAAGGTCGTAACTACATTAGGCAGTTATGTATGAGAGTAAAACAGTCTTCCATGTGGTATGAAGACCAGTTCTTAAAGTGAGTAAGGGCACAGTGAATAAATAATTGGTTTTTGCCTGTGAGGGTGCTTTTTATGTATAGCCTGGGCAGTCCCAACTAGATTAGTCACATGTCCCTTTGCTAGTGATCTTGTTGggttaagaaaaacaaaggaaagaaaggaattatACCCGTGAATGTGCTGCTGTTAGATGCTGTTCTTTCATTGGACAGCAACCTCTTTGGACACTCTAGTCATTCTTTAATATATTTGCATTCTCCTGTTAAGCATCAAGATCTGAAGGCTTTAGGTAGAGCATTGTCAACTTGATTTTGTATATTGGCTTGTAGTGTAAAACAGTTCAATAATGTAATATGTGTTTGTTTATGGCTTCTAGAGTGAACTTCTAGAGGTGGGATGGACAAACACCAACAGCGCAAGATCAGATATTGAGAGAAATCTGAATTGTTGTGGATTCAGAGTTTTTTATGCGAATGCAACCTGCGCTGCTGTAAGTTCTTCAAGTGTGAGAAACTATAACTTTTTCACAGTGTTTGTTCAAAAATGTACAACTGTTTTCACAGTTacagaaagcagcattttaacAGATGTGTGATGTAGTTGTTACAGTGATGCTAAGCTCTTAACTTGCTGGAAAGACAATTACAGGGCACCCTGCAAAATTTGTACTCCGCTGTCATTTATACATACTTGCTCTCTTGGAGGCTTAAAACTGCTGGAGTTTTGTCCATGGGTAGCAGTCTCTTCTAGAGCAAACTAGGTGCTTTCAAACAACAGTGTCATCAGCAAATAGAAAGCAATTTTGTCTATCTGCTACAGGATTGTCTTAGAACTCTCCAATGTAGACCATGTGCACCAATAATGGAGGAATATGCTGGAATGGTGCTGAGATTTGTTGGAGGGATAGGACTCTTCTTCAGTTTCACAGAGGTGAGTGGATGGTTGGAAAATTGAGTGCTTTTTTCCCACtattaaagttttgttttgtgaaacaCAGTTTTTGAGGATTTATTACAGGTAACCTCAGTCTCAGGAGTCAATTAGGCCAAATTTTTCAAAACTATGAGCTTGTTTAAGTTTGTCAGAAGGAAGACTTTTCTTGCAACTTGTTATTTAGACAAGAAACTTCAGCATTAAAATATGGTGCTGTAAAGTTTAAGCTTTTCAGAAAGGTGTTTAATTGTACCATTCTCCAACAGTGAGTGCTGTTGCTTTATCTTGTTCCCTCTTCTTTCCACCTAGTACTTGCTCACTCTAGTACACAAGGtctttgaggtttgtttttttttgtggtgccACCTGTAGTGCAAAGATAGAGTTGCATGAGGAGTGAACTGTATTTTAAACAGtagcttaaaattaaaaaggtcTTTAGGCTCTTTGCTTTAGTGCCATGATAATGCATAACTTGCTTTATTGATTGGAGTATAAAATCCTCAGAGCAGGTCTTTTCTAATCCCGGAGCTGAGCATGTGAAAATGTTCTTCCTGCTACTTAGTGGAGTTTTTAGAAGGTTTGTACATATGACAGCAACAAGAGATATATGGCAACTTAAACAGAATCATGCTGACCTCAGCCATCTCAGCTAAAAATGTGAAGGGAGGGAGTGGAGATAGCTGGGGAGAATAGCAAGATTTGAAAATGCACAAGAATAACTGTATAGTTGGTAATGGTAAAATGAAAcaatttggaggatttttttgtcattataCTAAAAGCAGCTTTATGAGtatttatttttggaagaaGAGAAGAATAATTTAACTTTCGTTATAACAATGGAAATTTTTTATTGCATTGTGAATATAGGTTTGGCTTTTGTTGTTTatagttttgtgggttttgttttggttttctctctGTTGCTAGGGTATGATTTTTCTCAGAGAGAGAgggtgcattttttttttctattaagaaAGATGGAGTGTGGTTGTACAATTTTAGCAACAGTACAATATCCCAAACTTGTATACTGGAAATTCGTTGTCATGTTTTTATGTTTAAAGCAAATTTTGTACAACCATAGGATGGGGTGGAGACCCTCTGCttaataatatttttggtttttattttcagattctgGGAGTCTGGCTGACTTACAGATACAGGAACCAAAAGGATCCCCGTGCAAACCCTAGTGCATTTATTTGATAAGTTTATAAAGGACTAAATCTTCTCTCTGCACCCTCTACTTAAAAATACTGATTCTCCATAGTCTGGCATTTCTCCATAATAGGTATTCTACATGTACCCAAAATAAAACGCAAGTTCTGTAAGAAATGTGTAgttttcacatttaatttttactgtttttcttctaagaATCTCTATCTTAAAGTAGATGGGTGCATTCAGTAGCTGGACAAAGTTGAACTGCTGGTTAAGACTTGTTATTTGATTTGGTGAACGCTATATAATGAGTTTTATAGCACTACTGGGTTATCTGGTGTAAAAAAAACTCCAGAGGTATTTTCTGCTGTATTCATTGATTACAAAAATTCACATGAATTCTCATTAAAGTGATAAAAATTTATGGTGGATGGTTGGGTATGATTTACTTAGGTTTTAGGATGTATTCTAGTAAACTTTTTTGTCTCCCACTttcctgttaaaataaaaatagaaactaGAGATGTTATTTTCTATAGTGCACATAAGTGTATGTTAATGACTACTGTAGTCTTcacccctccccttccctgtttgttttggttttcttgtaGCTTTAGAATTTTGTTGAGAATAAAAACAATGTTAATGAATACTGTCATTATGAGAACAATGAATGATGAAAACCAGGAGAATGTAATCTGCAGCTGATTAACTTGAAACTTTTTTCCCTTGACAAGTGAATGAGGTTTGGTATTTGCACAATCAATGTCTGTCATCTCTGATGTATAAAACTTGATATCTGGAAAGTTGTTGTACAGCTATTTTTTTTAGATGGTGTAAAGTCATTGTTGTAATAACTCAGCAGTATATATTTCTGTGTCATCCAGATAACAGTCTTGATTTCATGAGAGATTGAATGAtgtgtaaaaaaagaaaaacagcaacaaaaacaggTTTCCAGtagtttgttttctgaaaacaaaaaattcaagttAGAATGGTCCATTAACCATGTAGAAGGTATTGTGTGAGTTGAAGTAAAACATGGTTGCCTGTAAAAGAAGTGATGCATCAGCTGAAACAGCAGACATCTAAACACTCAAGGTGCACAATGTTCCATTTGTTTCAAATCATACTGAATTGCAGATCTGCACTGCGCCTTTTCTTCATTCGTTCTTCACTCGCTGCTGCTGGCAAGGTAGGCAGTTGCTGTAGCCTGAAAGACAAGTCTACAGACAGAAAAGGGGAAGAGTATTAAGGCCCTCTGCCAAGGAATACAGCACCTGAGCAAGGTGGAAAGGAAGTCTGGAGGCAGACAGAAGTAGATTCTCATACAGTCACCCTTTACTAGAGAGATCACTTCTTACTCCTGCagagaaggcaaaaagaaaTTGAAGCACATGCCCATCAAAGCACTTTCAGATTTTGAGGAACTGAGTGCTCCTGAAAAAGGAATTATCTTGAGGTTTTGAAGGAGAAG includes:
- the TSPAN13 gene encoding tetraspanin-13; its protein translation is MACGGFACSKNCLCALNLLYTLVSLLLIGIAAWGIGFGLISSFKVVGVVIAVGVFLFFIALVGLIGAVKHHQVLLFFYMIILLLVFIVQFSVSCACLALNEEQQSELLEVGWTNTNSARSDIERNLNCCGFRVFYANATCAADCLRTLQCRPCAPIMEEYAGMVLRFVGGIGLFFSFTEILGVWLTYRYRNQKDPRANPSAFI